In Micromonospora cremea, the genomic window GGGCTGGTGGGAAACGCGACTACGCGACGTCGCGGACAAACTGGGCATCGGCGATCGGGTGCATTTCGCTGGCTTCGTGACGGAGCCGGATAAGCACGAACTGCTCTGCTCGACATGGGTGGCCCTGACCCCCTCGCTGAAAGAGGGATGGGGCTTGACGATTGTCGAGGCGGGAGCAGTGGGCACGCCGACCGTGGCGTTTCACGACGCGGGGGGCGTCACCGAGGCAATAGTCGCCGGGGAAACCGGCCTACTCGCCCACGATACGGCTGACTTCGTCGCGCAGGTACGGAGCCTCTTGGCCGACGACGTGTTTCGTCATGAGATGGGAAAGGCGGCGCAATCGCACGCCGCCCGCTTCACCTGGTCGGCATCGGGAGACCGTTTCGCCGACCTCGTTCGGACCGTCACCGACGGCCGGCCGAGGCCGGCGGCGGAACGCTACCTGACGCCGTAGTACTGGGGGTTGCCGTTGTCTTCGGAGGTGCTCGCCGCGGTGCCTGACGAAACGACGAGTTGCTGCGTCATGGCACCCAGCGCCACCACCGCCAGCACCGCACCGACCACCGCGGCCAGCATCAAGGTAAGCGGCTTCGGCATTGTGTACCCTCCTCCATCGACATGCGTGGCGGCACGTTACCACGCGGTAGGGCGGCGCAACAGGCTCAGAATCGCGAGCAGGAGCAGCGCCAGGGCGAAACAGAGGCCCAGAATCAAGGGCCACCCGCCGTGCCGCTCCGTCTCGGTCGGTGGCGCTGTCGGATTCCGGTAGAGCGTCAACTCCGGACCATTGTGGACAACCTGGAGACCTTCCAGCACCTGCGGCGGGACAGTTCCTCCCGATCGATGCTGGACGACGACCCACCGCAGGTCGCTGCCCGCCAACGAGCGCCCTTCGGCGAGCGTCCCGCGGATCTGCGCCACCCGGCCGCTCTCCCCGGCCACCGACCGGCCTCCGACGATGAGGGTGTCATCCGTGATGACCTCCACCGGGAGGTAGCGTGCCAGCGGATCAATCACCACCGTGCCGTGGTTCCAGCGGTACGACCGGTACATGCTCATCGGCAACGAGAGGGTTGGCCCCGGCTCCTGGGCGACCGCCCGCGCGACAACGCCCCATTCCTGCGGGTACCGGACCGGCTGCAACCGGCCGGCCACGCCGTAGGCCAGATCGGGCAGGACGGCCACCGGCAGGAGCACCAGGCCCACCAGCGCCAGACGGTCCCCGGGGTGCTTGAGCCGGACTGCCATTCGTTCCCCACCAAGCGCGGCACACAGCACCAGACAGAGGTCGTACGGGACGAGCAGCTTCTGTCCGTCGCGGAGCAGGCCGGCGCCCGGCACCTCCGCCACCAGCCAGCGCAGTGCGGCCGCGCCTCCGGGTAGTGCCGCGAGAGACGCGACCGCGAACGAGCCGACGGCCAGCACGCCCAGTCGGGCCGCCGCACCCGCTGGCCAACGGTCGCGCAGCACCGGATAACCGAGGGTGGCGAGGATGAGCAGCCCGACCGTGACGGCGGGCACGAGCGGGGCGTCACGGCTGGCGGGCGCCGTCAGCGAATTCCAGATCCCACCCGTGCCGGCGAGCGCAACGAGTGGCCCGCCCCAGTTCTCGCCACGGGCGGCGAAAGCCGCCACACCCTCGGGATCCGAACGGCCACCGGCGGTCGTCACTGCGGCTGCGACCAGCCACGGCAGGTTGAGCGCGGCGACGGCACCGAACGCCGCGCCGAACGCACGGCGACCGGGACCGCCGCGGCCCAGGAGAAGAACCGAAACCGTCGTCAGGGCCAACAGGCCTCCGGTGGGAGTGATCGCCGCGGCGGCAGCCGCCACGATGACCCGTGGCAGCGCCCCGCGCCGGCCTTCGCGCAGCCCGATCGCGGCCCGGACCAGCCAGGGCATCGCGGCGTACGCCAGCAACAGACCCCACTGCCCGAGCAGCAGCCGTTCGGCCATGAACGGCGTCCAGGCATACCCGATGGCCGCGACGAGGCGGGTCAACTCCCGTCGAGCCGGCACCAGACGGCCCGCGCCCACCACGGCGAACCAGATGATCGCAACGAGCGCGATCCGCTGCAGCAGCCAGCCGGGCACCGCCAGGTTGAGCAGGGAGACCACCGCGTCCTGCGGAACGGCGCGTGGCAGTGCGTCGCCCGAGGCGAACAGGTCCCACCGCAGAGGCTGCCGGGGCACGAAGACCATGTCGTACCGCAGCACGTAGCCCGGCCGGGCCAGGGGCGCCAACACGAGAAGCGCGGTAACGGCGGCCGCGACGTGCAGACGCAGCCGACCACGCACGGATCCGGTTCTCTCTGGGACGTCCGGGCTCGGGCCGAGCTGGTCAGCGCTTACGGAGGACAAGGACCAGGTTCCAGGTGAGGACCTCGCGTACGCCAGGCACTCGGACCACTCCCTTGGCCCACGTTGGCAGGTAGCGCGGCAGGATGTCGATGACCTCCGCCTCGGACTGCTGCCGCGCCCAGCGGAGCATCTCGCCGACCGAGACCGCGTACATGCTCTCGCCGAAGACGTTCTTCGGCCGCCGGCCCTGCTTGCGTTCATACCGCTGCGCCGCACGGTGGCCGCCCAGATAGTGCCAGGGCGACGTCTCGTGGCCGCCCCAGGGCGAGAGCCAGTTGGTGAAGGACAGGAAGATCGTGCCGCCGGACCGGGTCACCCGGAGCATCTCGTCGGCCATGACGTACGGCTGCGGCACGTGTTCGAGGACGTTGGAGGAGAAGCAGACGTCGACCCCGCCGGTGCGAACGGGCATGTTGAGCGCACTTCCCATCACACCGCCCGGTACGACCTCACCTCGCGCGGACATCTCGCCCGCGTCGCAGTCCACGCAGACGATCCGCGCGCCGGCCCGGGTCAGGGCTTCGGCGAAGTAGCCCGCACCGCCTCCGACGTCCAGAACGACGGCACCGGTGAGGTCGGCGTACGTCTGGAGTTGGTCGACGGTGTCCTGCGCGAGCATGCCGTAGAAGAAGTCGGGATCGGTCTGCTCCACGCGAAACGCACGGAACAGGCGCACCGATCGTGCCAGGTCGGCACGGTGGGCAGCAGGGAGCTTCACGCGTGGCTCCTACTTGTGGCCAGGACGGGACGGTGTGCTGATCGACGCCGGGTTGGCGGTCATGGTGAGACCCGGCCCGAGCCGGTCATGCCGGAAGACGTTAGCCCGTCCGCGGGCGCAGGTCGACCGGCCAGCTCGATCTACTACCGCTCCACGCCGCCCCGCCGGCCTCTGTACCCTGTGGGCGCCCTACGGTTGCTCACCCCTTCGTCACGACGGCGGGGAGAAGTGGAGTCAGACGGCCGGCATGAGAGGGACGACCGCACAGGTTTCCGACGCCGGCCGGATGGCGGTGACCGGCAGCGCCGTCATGGCCGCGGCCACCCTGACAAACGGGCTGGCCTATCTGGTGCCCATGCTCGGCGCCCGCCACCTCACCGCCGCCGACCTCGGAGCACTGGCGACCGTGCAGGCTCTCGTCGCGATCGCCGGCGTGGCCGGCGCGGGTCTCCAGACCGCCGTCGCCGTTCATCGGGCACGTCACCCGCAGGCACCGACCGCGCGTGTCACCCTCACCGCGGCGGCTGTCACCGGTGGCACCCTGGTCGCCGCCATTCCACTGATCGTCACAACCCTGCACCTGCCGGTCGAGGTGGTGACCCTGCTGGTGGGCATGACGCTTCCCGT contains:
- a CDS encoding methyltransferase domain-containing protein codes for the protein MKLPAAHRADLARSVRLFRAFRVEQTDPDFFYGMLAQDTVDQLQTYADLTGAVVLDVGGGAGYFAEALTRAGARIVCVDCDAGEMSARGEVVPGGVMGSALNMPVRTGGVDVCFSSNVLEHVPQPYVMADEMLRVTRSGGTIFLSFTNWLSPWGGHETSPWHYLGGHRAAQRYERKQGRRPKNVFGESMYAVSVGEMLRWARQQSEAEVIDILPRYLPTWAKGVVRVPGVREVLTWNLVLVLRKR